In the genome of Streptomyces collinus, one region contains:
- a CDS encoding glycosyl hydrolase family 18 protein produces the protein MDRTETGDSENSAPPQGEPTPGPKSDTRRRRWVRRTAIAVPLLLLLPLLAVLTALRVNYMGDPADGTQTRDRDALWLGHAWVDGRKKDADVDALARRLKDTGIRDLYVHSGPLEHDGTLPKSVYPRARWFIDAVHEKIPRVRVQAFLGDVLASENSEGMLLNDPDTRAAVVRSARQVLDTSYEGIHIDLEPMPSGDRDFLTLLDALRRETRSRDAQLSVAAHQIDPLPNLHTVFGLFTEHPKWWSQEFFGQVARRVDQIALMSYDTAQPLEGTYGGFVAQQTSLALEVTPPSTDLLMGLPFYYESNFTHWGHAETVPAAVRGVRLGLSRTDADRANFGVALYIDFAATEADWRAYKEDWVR, from the coding sequence ATGGACCGCACGGAAACCGGCGACAGCGAGAACTCCGCACCGCCGCAGGGGGAACCCACGCCCGGCCCCAAGAGCGATACGAGGCGCAGGCGTTGGGTGAGACGTACGGCCATCGCCGTCCCCCTGCTCCTCCTGCTCCCCCTCCTCGCCGTTCTGACGGCCCTCCGCGTCAACTACATGGGCGACCCGGCGGACGGCACCCAGACCCGCGACCGCGACGCCCTCTGGCTCGGTCACGCCTGGGTCGACGGACGGAAGAAGGACGCCGACGTCGACGCCCTGGCGCGGCGGCTGAAGGACACCGGCATCCGTGACCTGTACGTCCACTCGGGTCCGCTGGAGCACGACGGCACCCTCCCGAAGTCGGTGTATCCGAGGGCCCGCTGGTTCATCGACGCCGTCCACGAGAAGATCCCCCGCGTCCGCGTCCAGGCCTTCCTCGGTGACGTCCTCGCCTCCGAGAACAGCGAGGGCATGCTCCTGAACGACCCGGACACCCGCGCGGCCGTCGTCCGCTCCGCCCGCCAGGTCCTGGACACCAGCTACGAGGGCATTCACATCGACCTGGAACCCATGCCGTCCGGCGACCGCGACTTCCTCACCCTTCTCGACGCCCTGCGCCGCGAGACCCGCTCCCGTGACGCGCAACTCTCCGTCGCCGCCCACCAGATCGACCCGCTCCCGAACCTGCACACCGTGTTCGGCCTGTTCACCGAACACCCCAAGTGGTGGTCGCAGGAGTTCTTCGGCCAGGTCGCCCGCCGCGTCGACCAGATCGCCCTGATGTCGTACGACACCGCCCAGCCCCTGGAGGGCACCTACGGCGGCTTCGTCGCCCAGCAGACCTCCCTCGCCCTGGAGGTCACCCCGCCCTCCACCGACCTGCTGATGGGGCTGCCCTTCTACTACGAGAGCAACTTCACCCACTGGGGCCACGCCGAGACCGTCCCCGCGGCCGTACGGGGCGTACGGCTCGGGCTGTCCCGCACCGACGCCGACCGGGCCAACTTCGGCGTCGCGCTGTACATCGACTTCGCCGCCACCGAGGCGGACTGGCGTGCGTACAAGGAAGACTGGGTGCGGTGA
- a CDS encoding phosphotransferase family protein produces MTTTRRPLTVTDLAPLARAALGRSRALTGVERLRGGTKKGVYRLTLDDGSTAVAYVWSADEDYWDQPDPDPRDPFSHGTGLGLFTAAHDRLAAAGVRTPRLRFADSTHTHLPADVAVVEDLTGGSLEDALARDPDGAPQALERMAELLAALHSHTGPRFGKVAVVDGGGSSYGVSCTQRVTEAALRCIAEAAARDPRAAVARRELEEEIHALAAEVGPRDRHTLIHGELGADHVLLTPGGQPALIDVEGLMYFDVEHEHVFLRLRFGPHYEALRAPGLDEARLRLYRLSMHLGLVSGPLTLIEGDFPHPERMREIAEHNLHQALSLLKSAS; encoded by the coding sequence GTGACCACGACCCGACGCCCCCTCACCGTCACCGACCTCGCCCCCCTCGCCCGCGCCGCGCTGGGCCGGTCCCGCGCCCTCACCGGCGTGGAACGCCTGCGCGGCGGCACCAAGAAGGGCGTCTACCGCCTCACCCTCGACGACGGCTCCACGGCCGTCGCCTACGTCTGGTCCGCCGACGAGGACTACTGGGACCAGCCGGACCCCGACCCCCGTGACCCCTTCTCCCACGGCACCGGCCTCGGCCTGTTCACTGCGGCCCACGACCGCCTGGCAGCAGCGGGTGTCCGCACGCCCCGCCTCCGGTTCGCCGACTCCACGCACACGCACCTGCCCGCGGACGTGGCCGTCGTCGAGGACCTGACCGGCGGCAGTCTGGAGGACGCCCTGGCCCGCGACCCCGACGGGGCTCCGCAGGCCTTGGAGCGGATGGCCGAGCTGCTCGCCGCCCTGCACAGCCACACCGGTCCCCGCTTCGGGAAGGTCGCCGTCGTGGACGGCGGCGGTTCCTCGTACGGCGTTTCCTGCACGCAGCGCGTCACCGAGGCCGCCCTGCGCTGCATCGCCGAAGCCGCCGCACGCGACCCCCGCGCGGCCGTCGCCCGCCGGGAGCTGGAGGAGGAGATCCACGCCCTGGCCGCCGAGGTCGGGCCCCGCGACCGCCACACCCTGATCCACGGCGAACTCGGGGCCGACCACGTCCTGCTCACGCCCGGCGGACAGCCCGCGCTCATCGACGTCGAAGGCCTGATGTACTTCGACGTGGAGCACGAACACGTCTTCCTCCGGCTCCGCTTCGGCCCCCACTACGAGGCCCTGCGCGCCCCCGGCCTGGACGAGGCCCGCCTGCGGCTCTACCGCCTGTCGATGCACCTCGGTCTGGTCTCGGGCCCGCTGACCCTGATCGAGGGCGACTTCCCGCACCCGGAGCGGATGCGGGAGATCGCGGAACACAACCTCCACCAGGCGCTCAGCCTGCTGAAGAGCGCCTCCTGA